The genomic region ACTCACAATTGACTCACAATCACAgaacaaaaatataaataaaaaaaaaacaatgaatttTTCAAATGATCCAATATGCATGTAACCCCACCAATCTATTCTACCAAACCAACAAATATTAAGCCTATTTGCAAAGACTCTTTATCACAATTTATCCCCTTATTTTAAGCCAAACTATGTCTATGAATACATTACTCTACCTTTTGCATACCTTCAACTCAAACTTGAACTCCAATTCTAATAACAAGAACTTCAATTAGCTTTATacaaataaaacatacatcttTTATATTAACACAATATCATTTGATTTTCACATATGCGTAAGAACTTGCATGTCCTTTATGCACTAGTTGTTTGTAACCAAAGCTCCAAGATCTAAGGCCACTTCGACTTCTATATGTGCATCTATTGATTCAAGAGTCATTTCTATAACATATATATATGCCACTTGTGCACAACTATCAATAAACATAATTTGACTTAATCAACAAAGTGTCTATTATTTTGCACTTATCAACTTCAAAATGATTTATTTGCATATCCATTTTAGACGACATAAATTGACAACATTGAACTTGCATAATAACACAATGTCCAAATAACATACCCTACCCTATGTATTTCTAAAAGATTTGTTCTTGGATTTAAATAAACCAAACACTCATTCAACTTATGTGCCCATGCAAAACTATTTCCTCCACTAATCATCTTCAAACTAATAGATTTCTCAAACTTTCAAATACATGCACAAAATTGTACACCTCAACCACCAACCAAACAACTAAAATATAAAAGGACAAAACTTTTCAGCCAATGTAAAATTACTCAAATCTTAAGATGTTCCTATAGGtgaaaggacccaatagttgagcaccctaacttcatgcttctcaaaatcttatgtgaaaatttcaaatcactcccaattttttacagcaacttacttgacaagtcccctacttataactaaagtTTTAGGGTcaaatcatcaaatatgatgctacATCAGCCTACTTTTTGTGAAAGTGTCCAAACAACACAATAAAATTTGAGACAAATACTTGTGCACTAAATCATGTTTTATTGGTGaactgatgtggcatcacacgATTCGTTGCTTTTTGAATCTAAAAAATACATTTCATTCGATTATTGATTGTCATCATGAACAATAACAACTCTAaaatcacaactattggtgcaatgttgtaaaaaatattgaacattaaatcaatataatgaacatttaattaaattctatcaCAAGCATTTTGAACACCACAACTATTGAGTCCTCTTCCCTATTACCTACCCACTTCCAAAAAATTATTTCAATCCAACTTAAAAAATTCTTGACTGATAGAAAGAACAATTTTAGCCTACAGACAACCAGCCAAGAATGTACTGTCCTGTAAATTAAGAATCAGAAACATGTGGTGGGATTTCTGCCCTATCCTCAATAAGTTCAGAAGAAATCGCTTATCTAACTAATAATTGATTTCACAAACAATTTACAGCAGAATACATTCACAGCTCACCAGTGCTGTCAGCAATGTCGACAATTTTGGACGTTTTAGCTTTGCCGTCACTAATTTTGGCAACGGCGACAGTCAAAAGACCATTGTCTAAACTAGCCTTCACGCTATCAATATCTACGTTGCCTGGCAAATTAAATCGCCTCCAGAATTTACCCACACCACGCTCCACTCTGTGCCATTTATCGCccaatttctcttcttctttgactCGCTGTCCGCTAATTGTAAGCACCCTGTTTTCATCCACTTCAATCTTTATCTCCTCCTTCTGCAACCCTGTAAACATATCTTCACATTTGATTCAAACCCTAACCCTTAAACAAGATCagattgggaaagaaagaaataaagcgAGATTTCACCTGGTACATCGACGATAAACACATGAGCTTGAGTGGTTTCTTTCCAGTTAGTTGGGGCCAGGGCAACATCTTCCGCACCGTTCGGACcggagggagaattttgatccaaGAGCTTCAGGGGATCCAAAATTGCGTCCCACAGATCGCCGGTACGCCATCTGTAAGGGAAAATGGCTGTTGCCGGACtcatcaaaaacaatgaaattacCATCAGAATGCTCACCGTCACcattgaagaataatattttcaCAAACGGAGAAACCCTAGATTTGcatagagatccaaaccctatcCACCGCCTTCACTTGTTGATTTATTCAATAATAATGAAAGCCCAATGTACGGCAACATTTACAGGTTACAAGCAGAAATATGGATTCCTGACGATTGCAGAGGTTTCACATCTGTTTCTGGAAAATTCTTCGATCTAGCCTACTTTGTGGGTGATTTTTCCACCCAGTGACGTATTGAGAAATTATACACTAAGTTTCTTGTATCGACGGAATTATGTCATATGACGGTACAGatctatgccctttttcttcataTTTTTGTCCGTTATGATTAGCGTTTTTAATATACAGATTAGTATGTAAGTGGTAAGTGGTAAATTGATGGGAAAACTCGATTCATAACATTTTTAGTTCCTGCAGTGTCGGCATGATATTATAGCATCCGTTAGATGCATTTATTAATTCCTGTCTTACAATCAGAATGATGtatttttcaacattttattcttttttcaatgttttaattttcaataaatttaataatcaaaataaaattatttattgtaaTTTTGATTGGAGGTTGTTGCTAATTTtgtttataaaaaataaaacttaaattctCAGAAACTTTTCGAAAATAATCACTTTCAAGGTTAACAAGACTGCATCTGCGCCTCAACCTTCTACTACAAATACTTCATCGGATTCCAAAGCTTCAGATGCGGCCGACTGTGTTCTTCGGCCTGGTGTGCCCTTCTTTTCTACATTGTCAATGTTTGTTGGAGCTTTGCTTACAATCTGATTTCCTGTGTTTCCCCGGTTTCGATCCCGGAGCTCGAATGTATCTTCCTGTGTTGTTTGATATAATGAGTTGATCTCTTTAGTTTTGACAATTTGTGTTTTGTTAGCCCACCCAAAGTTTGGCGAAGCGTTTTACCTGCAACAAGGGTTTCAAATGCGTGTGAATGGGTTTTGATTGTTAATGAATATATTGGTTCTTTAATTAATCTCCAGATTTCTTGTCGCTTGATTTATCATTGTCAAATTTGTGCTGAATTTGTGCAATTTTGATAGTCGTTTGCACAAATTCATCATTATTGGAGCTTGGTGAGTGGTTTTCGCATGCTATTTTGACCATTTATAGTTGTTTTTAGCCGACGTGGGCTGAATCTAGCGTATTAGCTGTGTCTGTTTATATGAATCTCTATCAAGGTTCTTTGCTCCTTTTTAAGGCTGGTGAATTTTTCTTTCATGTTATTTTACCCCATTTTTACTTGTTTTGAGCTGACTTCAACTAAATTTAATGTGATTATAGgtgtttggttaagttaatttttatTGTAGTTCTGCCTGATTTTTAATTGTTTTCAGTTGACTTTTACCAAATTTAGTTTGATGATAGTTTTTTGGTACAAAACAGATCTTTTGGAAAGGCTTTAGAAGCCTTCAATGAAATGCAATTGGTGGGTGTAGACACAAATTCCACAACGTTTTCTACTGTTCTCATTGCCTCTCCAAAATAGGAGCTTTCAAACAAGGTATAGACATCCATAGAAGCATAAAGGACTTTTGTAAGATGTTATAGTTTCAATTGCCTTGGTGGACAGGTATACAAAATGTAGAAGGATAGACGAGgttgtgaactgtttgacagaatgcctcataGAAATGCAGTCTCATGGAATGTCATGATCGCAAGGTATGTGCAAAATGGATTTTGTCAAATGCAATACAACCTTTTTATAAACCCATATGAAATCATTCCACCAAATGGTATAATCATAACACCAGTACTCATAATAGTTATAATTTAGGCATGCATATACAAGGTAAATATACTACTGATTTAATCTAGATTGCAATTttcaagaaattgagatgataaattgaataaaaaatgatTTAACCTTCTAATTTATATAGTTAAAATTTCATGGTTATTGCTTGTTGAAGTAATTTTTTTATGGTATACTTTAATTTTGGAATTAAGAAGACACACTTACGTTGATGAAAATATGAAAGTTTTGAAGTTTtatatatttgatttgatttcattcttttatgctttcatttatacaatcctctacttttCCTTTTCCACTCTATCTTTCACTACTTTCCCTTTTCCACTCTACCATTCACAATTCTAACACTCGACAGGAACATGACGCTACGCAtctcttgtttatttttatttattgtttgtaATTTATAAGATCttttattcatcattttttttaattgaagAAGATTTGAATTCAACAACGTTCAGGGACAATGTCTATATAGTCCACAGAATGACTGCTACAAAGAGCAAATGACAATTTTAATAAAAGAGCAAATGAGCAATTTTGTCGACTAGATAGCCATTTTGCCATCTAGGTGCCTACAACATGGACTTTGCCATTAGACTAAGTATTCATCATTTTTAATCGGGTCTAAGATGTAAATTTGACTCTAAAAATTGTAATGCTAAATTTAATTCTTGaactaaaatattcaaaatgcaaAGTTATACCTTGTTAATCTTTCCACTACTTGTTGTGAGTCGAACTGATGCAAGTTTATATGGATTTGTATGTTATATTGTATTTAAAGATATTCATTAATTTTTTTAAGTCATCAAGATCTATCAAGAAAAAAACATAAGAATAATGAAGAATAGTTATCATAGAACATTTAAATGAGAGTAGCTttgcatcattctcataatattaCATCAACATCATTGTAAGTCCATTGTACACTTGCTTGCTCTCTTCTACCATTGTTCAAACATTATTAACTCAATCCACCTAAGGGTCTAATCGAGGATAACATGACCCTCTCAATTCAATAGATTCCTCTAAGGTGTTTCTAAACACTGTCAACCCTTGCCGAAAATTAGATATCAAAAGATCAAAGAAAGTGAATCCAATACTTAGATTTCTACCAATTCAATTTGAGGGGTATATGTCTAGCTCAACATACCaaacaattttaaaatttataaaaattacttttgcaagcACAAAGTGAACTAGAGTGACACACAATTAGTTTAAAGATTCCGAGTCAAGCATATATGGGAAAGCCCTTGAACTTTAGCATTATGACATTAATtattaaattcataaaaaaaaatcatcttcaAAATCTAGCTAAGTACTTGTATACTATCAAGTAACacatttaaattcatttaatttctaCATTTTTATCAAGCATTAATTGTTTCTATTCCTAGTTCATTTATCTAGATAAGTACTTTTAACTATTTTCATTATCAATTATCGTAGATAGTAAGATTGTAAGGCCCAACCTTCTATGCATCTATTGTTACTCTTTCCTTTGTCAATGGTGCCTTCTTGTTGCAAATGGAGCAAGTACATTGGTTTAGTTAAATGTCAATGATAAAGATTTTACTCAAAGTTAGAAATGTTAGTTTCATTTAATTCATGTATATCCTAGAAATGTGCTTTGAATTATGTCAATTTTGTGTTTCTCAATTTGAGTTAGAAAGGTGCAATCTTTTAATGATGTTGTTATATGATTTATATAGAAAGTGTCAATGATGGTAAAACATTCAATTTCTCTCCATGATTAAAATTAGTCTTTTTGGTCAATTCCATGTCCAAGAACATAGAAGTTTACATGCAACAAAAATTTGAAAGATGTCCAAATAGACACTACTAACTTCCTTTTCTTCTCTCAAGAAACATATGGGCATGGCTGAAAGGAAATCCTATATGCCCACTCGCATTAAACATTGAAATATGCTCCCACTTGTTTTTAATCAATAATCTAATATTTTTAGATCAACTTACCCTTTAAAAGTTTTGATTTCTACTTTAGTTCAACCTTGAATGTAATAATTTCAAATTTACCTCCTCCTTCCTAACATATTTTCTTTCCTTATCCCATTGGTATTGAGTAATTTGAACTTAGTTTTAGTTTTAGATCACGCGATCTTGAATTGTTGATTTATCCATTTGTCGATTCTTCATAACCCTCCAAGATGGTCACCAATGCATCCCAATCCCTTTCCATCCTTGTTTCTTCATTCCTCCTATGTGTTTTAATCTTTGAATAGCAAGGAACCATTTTTTATTCTTTTAAGACCTTATTAGTGACACACAAAATTCCACAAAATTCCATTACAAGTAACTTGCTTTAATATCAAATGTTTTCTAGAACAGTTCTCTTTGTTACTTTTATGCAGCTATCAATCAATCAAAACCAAAAATGAATCACCTAACAAATGCTCATTACTTCCCACTCCTAATGATTTCTTTGCATATCCACTATGCAAAGCATTGGATTCAACCCTTCATGGCATAATTGAGCTTGGATGGCAACACATGTCACTTGAATGACATGCCTTACCCTATGTGTTTCCAAATGGTTCATACTTTGATTGTGTGCCCAAGCAACATTTTACCTCCATAGATAATTCATTGAAAATGACAACTTCAGCATAGATACTGGTAAAAAAAATTTTGTCCATCATATTGTAGCTTAAAAATCGGAAACATATGGTTGAATCTACGCCCTTTCGCCAATAAGatcaaaataaatcacttttctaACCAATAATTGAATTCACAAACAACTTACAGAAGCATAATTTCTCAGCTCTGCAGTGCTGTCAACCATGTCGATTTATTTGGGAAGTTTTTAGCTTTGTCGCTCACTAATTTTGACGAAAGTGACAGTCAACAAAACATTATCCGAATCAGCCTTCACGCTATCCATATCTACATTGCCTGGCAAACTAATTTGCGTCCAGAATTCAGCCACATCATAATCCACTCTGCCATTTCTATCCAAATTTATCTTCTTCTTTGTCTTTGACTCGCTGCCAACTAACTGTAACTACTCTGTTTCCCTCCACTCCAATCTTTATCTCATCCTTCGTCAACTCTGTAAAGATATCGTcacattttatacaaaccctaaccctaaaaattgTTTGACAGGAAAAGAGAGAAATGAGGCGAGATTTTACCTGGTATATCGACATAGGGTTTAAAGCTTTTTCTTTCCAGTTGGATGTGAGGGAGAATTTTGGTCCAAGAGCTTCAGGGGATCCCAAGTCGCCAAATCGCCATCTGGACGGGAAAAGGGCCGGACTAATAAAAAACAATATACATGCGAACAGGATGTCCACCGTCGCCATTGAAGAATACTATTTTCACAAACGGAGAAAACCCTAAGTAACAGAGCAAGCCTAGAATTTGACGGTCTGTATGGCCGTTTTTCCACTTTTAGATCGTATATAACTAATAAAATTCGGTATGCATCTACAGACCacttttaaaaacaaaacaaaactgtaTATTAGGTAATATATACTGTTGTATGCATGTACATGCCACTTTTtctaaaactagcaattgcaccttagtgtgcaatgagTACGTCgatgaggtgtggaaggtcaattaggaaaaatttattttttgtatatactTGTGTAGTACACGAGGTCAATTGGTAGgctatttagagagagagagagagagaggggggggggggggggagatggatggatagagagacCCTGACACATGTTTAGAGATatagggggagagaggaagatagagggagagagatagatagagagatagagaggggtagagggagagatacaaatagagagatagggagatagataggaagagatagaaagacaaagaggaagagagagatgaAAAGATAGAGATATAGACGGTGAGATATAgtgatagatagatagagatataaggaaatatagagaggggtagagggagatagagagatagacaaAGTGATAGACAAACATAGATAAGTAGAAATGGAGAAATATGGATGGAGAGATGGAGAAATAaaaagggagagatagatagagataaaaaaaaagagagggagagatagagatatatggaaAGAAAGAGAGTGGGGACATTATAGAGATCTATATAGAGGGATATGCaaagagataaagatatagaaagagaatcaggaaaatatggagagagagagagagagagagagagagagagagaggggggggcaatatagagagatagataggaaAAAAGATAGGGATATAGAGTTAAAGAGAGATATGGGTAGAGAGActtggagagatagagggagatatagagagatagagaggggtagGGAAAGAGAAATAGGGATGTACTGATTAAatatattctattttctatttttctggtCATTGTacttaattttttcaaaaaatagctTTGAGTGTCCAGTTTTGTTGAGACAGAAAAATCCAATGAAGAACTCATATTCGGCCACTTTAAGAATGAAATATATAAGGAATTAAAACATTGTACAACTTGTAAAAAGCCTCAAACATAGTACATATATCTATTACACTTGATTAAAATTAGAAATATTTAGTTGATCAACATTGAGATATATTGCTTTTTCCAACACATATGACGAGTTCTACATAGTGATTCTTACATTTAGATGTATATTTACTTGCTCAAAAAGTTTGACAATTGTAGTACTTTTAGGAATATTAAGACCTTTGTTTTGTTCATTGAGGTAGGTATAAATGTAGGCAAATTAATCTTCGTATACTTTTTGGTATCTAATACACCATTATGTGTATACAATTACAATAATTATCACATTTTTATTTCTATAGAGCTTACATTCCTTACCATTGTGTATGTAAATAATTATACTAACACTTGAACTGAAAGAAGTTGCAATGGTTACACCCATCATAATTTATATAAAATTTTTTTAGAAATTTGAAAGTAGCATTGAATCACAAAAAAAATCAATATTACATACATATCTTAGTTAATTGACACTTAGATTTATCATTATATATACAatcaaattattaataaaaatatataaaaaaatcatcTATCAATAGTTTATATATATCTTAGCTAATTGTCATTTAGATTTAATCATTCAACATGTGCTCAAATTATCAATAAATAGGGGTAAAGAATTCTTCATATCTCATTGATCTACGAAAATAAAAGAAGCTTAATATCTTATTGACTATaactatttttttgaaaaaattataataaatcatATATAAAGAACGGACATTTTCTAACCTAGAGAAACACAAGAAAGTTATCATTGTTGAGAGTTTGGTCTGTACTATGATGACATGGTCGGCTCATATTGCCCATCATATAAGGTATTTAATTTTTAGCATGTCATATAAACCAATTAGTTCATTGTTCAATGAAATTTCTTGCCCAAAATTTAATGTTTCTTACTAAATATTCCAACTCACATGCTTTGAGAATGCTTATACACTTTGCATGCAGCTCACGTGTCTTGTCTTTGCttccaaatttatttatttaattgcatgCAAGCCTTGTAGCACAGTTTGAAGGAGACATCTCGCAAAAAAGTTGGTGTAAAATAACAAAGtaattatagttttttttttctgaTCTTTGTAGGAAGACTTGTTTCGGATTTCCTAATAGAAACtgttttgtattttatttgtgcAGGCTGTGGCAAAATTTAGTGGACACAAACGTGAAACATGTGGAGAGGAATTTGATTCAAGGTAAAGAAAGTCATCTAAGCAGTTGATTTTGTTTTTCTATTCAAATtatcaatttgttcttcaattatGCTATTTATAATATGGTTTGGATGGGAAAACTTATTCACGTCTGAATTATATGGCTGAGATATTGTTGAACTGTGTATGTTAATGTCTATGATTTTTCTTCCCACAATAGAATGTGAGAGAAGGCAAAGAAAGTATAAATTGCATCTCTTATcatctatgttttttttttaaaagacagCGGTTCTTGCCTTTGTTGGAACCAATTTCATTGTTGTTCTAATCGTTAAATATAACTATGATTCCATTCCCAATATCATATGAAAGTCGTCCAACTGCTTTAAGTCTCTGCAAGGTCTCCCTTAACATTGTTGTGGCGCCTAATGGGAACTGTGCTAAGTATGTGTAAAATTGTTGTTTTATATCTTAACATTCTGCTGATTTCTTGAATTATTTGTTTTGTTAGCTATTAGGGTTAGGTTAAGCTCTATGTCTATGCTTTCTTTGTATCATGTCTGTTATACTCCTTTATCTGTTTTTCAGTTATTCCTAGGGTTAGCTCGTCTCCTTCTATTTATTTTTGACTATTcaatgtgatgctctgcaaaatggacaaggttagcaaatgacaaacaacacaagacacaagaaatcgttagtgttagttaaccaaaagctaatctaaataggcatatcaaaagagacactaagaacatgaaagaatatttaactaaagaagcaaatatgatgagacatctccaaatgccttctaacatgctcttggttccttctcctttgtttctctcctctccaagttccaaaatagtgtagctctcagcagcttttggcactatggatgcttatggaggattgagatttgagtattttgctccaaatgtaaaatgaaaagctaaaatactagatgctattaaaaatgattgattttaaccaaaataacaagatattagtttgttatgctaaatgctctctaaaatgcttaTAGGTtatatgcatacaagttttcaggatctggattatgaaaaaatgggctctatttataggaaaaatggagcaatggatggttgagattgaacaatctcaacaagggtcagaattgaatgattttcaatccatgtgagggctttcaacccaatcccaagatgacaagtgtcaatgtgagataggttgagaggagagggaataagcattaaatgtttgacatgaccttgggagttaaggtcaaggttagttgaatgaataaactctttattcaaagaataaagcttttatccaatggataaactcttgtgcaaaaggcaagagggataaacatggtcaaagcaataaatgtttggggagacaagtttgaaataactataaatggttatgtaagagccattaatgatcatgtaagagcctttagtggttttggaagactttggaggtttaaattgttgaacacacaaagcattaaatgcttttcaaagacttttgaagcatttgagaagtgactccattttgcttaggaatgtgacaataattaggggatggattaggttaattaggaaggggttagaagaatttagaaggggattaaatttgcaagtggatttggtgggtgagggaaaataagattttattaaaataaaaattcgtttatttcaataaatgtgtgcaagttgcatttgtaggaaaatgcaagtggggggggataatgatttaaataaatgtttaatttaatttattcaaaagaggaatagggggatttaattaaataaatagcttttatttatttaattgatttgtgaacttgattttaatgaatgaattaaaataaattgaataatttacttaattaataggagaatgtttgaagatgaattaattaaatattaattaattaactcttgactagtggatttttaatcaaataaataacaaatatttatttaattaagctggacagatttgtgtgactgcatttgcccctctttgagacggtgcggtttatcgcgtcgttttaaagaaagaaaaactggtgtgaagaaatgccccctcgagagatgggccgaatttttttgaaaaatcgggcgatctctcgaaaaagaatgaaaattggcagggtgttagtagagaagaagttagcaaaatgggtgaaaaatagaagaaatcaggggtaaaatggagaaataggAGGCTTGGAAAGTttacggggaccacgacggtgagcaggGGGGAAGTTGTGGTGAcggcgaagggtttaaatggggtgaaaggggtgaaaacaagatcatttgtgattgcgaccagtgtgaaaccagagctctgatagtgacattttggaggagcgagcaacaGTCAGGATGCCGATACCTATTACAGAGCACCAATTTGAGCGAGTTTGTCGGTTCCAGCGAACAGACGACTACAGACcaacggtacgcaaatttgaaatttgattttttatgcatttttgatatgctttttgctgagtccaagttgagtcggaacaatagcgctgaaactatgttttgacgTTATTGCCCAATTAACTAGCGCTACTGTGCCGCAATGACGTTATTGTCCCATTGTTTGAGCACTGTTGAAATGTTTTAGCACTATTGCATGCAtgtttaggcgctattgattaataagcgctattgagtgcttaattgagcgctattgctcTGAATTAGTGCTAGTGTGAGGTTGTTCTAGCGCGTTTGGAGTTTGAGCGctgttggatagctgattgagcacttttgttaggggtttagcgctattgttgataaactagcatttttgttggtaaaatagcgcttttgttttaggataaatagatgccccagtttggatgaataaaatctcc from Cryptomeria japonica chromosome 3, Sugi_1.0, whole genome shotgun sequence harbors:
- the LOC131030653 gene encoding 22.0 kDa class IV heat shock protein, which codes for MVTVSILMVISLFLMSPATAIFPYRWRTGDLWDAILDPLKLLDQNSPSGPNGAEDVALAPTNWKETTQAHVFIVDVPGLQKEEIKIEVDENRVLTISGQRVKEEEKLGDKWHRVERGVGKFWRRFNLPGNVDIDSVKASLDNGLLTVAVAKISDGKAKTSKIVDIADSTGEL